In one Zobellia galactanivorans genomic region, the following are encoded:
- a CDS encoding DinB family protein → MTQSELIILNFTEIRRRSIKLWNGLPEKYYNWKPDEKAMSASEMIRHVLAADYGWNLIINQGDMTNYKTPWENRPFISVTDELEFAEPYRKTFIESVRQFSDTELNETEIIHPGNGEKKILGKYLLRIGYHESVHAGHFLSYLRAMKINRPNIWD, encoded by the coding sequence ATGACCCAATCTGAGCTCATAATTTTAAATTTTACAGAAATAAGGAGAAGAAGTATAAAACTTTGGAATGGACTACCTGAGAAATATTATAATTGGAAACCTGACGAAAAAGCAATGAGTGCGTCAGAAATGATAAGACACGTTTTGGCCGCTGATTATGGATGGAATCTTATTATTAACCAAGGTGATATGACAAATTATAAAACACCTTGGGAAAACCGACCATTCATTAGCGTTACTGATGAACTTGAATTTGCCGAACCTTATAGAAAAACATTTATAGAAAGTGTACGGCAGTTTTCGGATACGGAATTAAATGAAACCGAAATCATTCATCCAGGGAACGGAGAAAAGAAAATACTTGGAAAATATTTATTGCGGATCGGATATCACGAATCAGTTCACGCAGGACATTTTCTGTCGTATTTAAGAGCAATGAAAATTAATAGACCAAACATATGGGATTGA
- a CDS encoding DUF4407 domain-containing protein produces the protein MERDFYKSPKPSKIMRFFWKAAGGDSYILERSTYSDQVKYMCLGGIIVATGLMAALAGGYAFYTIFEPRGSAIEADTVSWTTSLLSIIFGVFWGLMIFNLDRFIVSSTGTGDGTEAITWGELKGAIPRLLMGAIIALTISKPVEIRMFKSEIDAELHSAQMQKQQEYIASIDSLYAGRIQNEKEKISKWENEIQTKEERYVELENQLTKEMSGDAGPRGYGPEAKKIEQQMKRLDSEINIIKNKNTPLIEKSYQNIVKFEKNKQKDIDNAEVVASGLDGLLERIKLAHKIAGFWISLFITLLFLAIELTPIFFKLMLIKSPYDFLKQNTQELIIAEQGIYIQYNYHKDKNGQERDLIKHLESEKLLLEKKELLKAQEELTQYAISKYKEDMMKKIDDNPESFIKSES, from the coding sequence ATGGAAAGAGACTTCTACAAAAGCCCTAAACCATCTAAAATTATGCGCTTCTTCTGGAAGGCCGCCGGTGGCGACAGCTACATATTAGAACGTTCAACTTATTCTGACCAAGTAAAATATATGTGTCTTGGTGGAATTATTGTTGCAACTGGACTTATGGCCGCATTAGCTGGTGGTTATGCGTTCTACACAATTTTTGAACCAAGAGGTTCAGCAATTGAAGCTGATACTGTAAGTTGGACAACATCCTTGCTTTCAATAATTTTTGGTGTTTTTTGGGGCTTAATGATTTTTAATCTCGACAGATTTATTGTTTCAAGTACAGGAACAGGTGATGGTACAGAAGCAATTACATGGGGAGAACTTAAAGGTGCAATTCCTCGACTACTTATGGGTGCAATAATTGCTCTAACTATATCCAAACCTGTTGAAATTAGAATGTTTAAATCTGAGATTGATGCAGAACTTCACTCTGCGCAAATGCAAAAGCAACAGGAATATATAGCAAGTATTGATTCTTTGTATGCGGGTCGAATTCAAAACGAAAAGGAAAAAATATCGAAATGGGAAAACGAAATTCAAACCAAAGAAGAAAGATACGTTGAACTGGAAAATCAATTGACTAAAGAAATGAGTGGTGACGCTGGCCCAAGAGGTTATGGACCAGAAGCTAAAAAGATTGAACAGCAGATGAAAAGGCTGGATTCTGAAATTAACATTATCAAAAATAAGAATACACCATTAATTGAAAAGTCATATCAAAACATTGTCAAATTTGAAAAAAACAAGCAAAAAGACATCGACAACGCTGAAGTTGTCGCATCTGGTCTTGATGGTTTATTAGAAAGAATTAAACTCGCGCACAAGATAGCTGGCTTTTGGATTTCTCTTTTTATAACACTACTCTTTTTAGCTATTGAATTAACGCCTATTTTCTTTAAACTAATGCTAATCAAATCACCTTATGACTTCTTAAAACAGAACACCCAAGAGCTAATCATAGCAGAACAAGGTATTTACATTCAATACAACTATCATAAAGATAAAAACGGACAAGAACGAGACTTGATAAAGCATTTAGAATCTGAAAAACTATTGTTGGAAAAGAAAGAACTTCTAAAAGCACAAGAAGAGTTAACCCAATACGCCATATCAAAATACAAAGAAGATATGATGAAAAAGATAGATGATAATCCAGAATCTTTCATCAAATCTGAAAGCTAA
- a CDS encoding VOC family protein — MQIKELTIYSSKIKEQSEFYAQVLGLPQIEESANKLSFQCGKSILHIEFNADTSPYHFAINIPANKELEALNWLKSKVKILKDGDREIQDFDFWNAKAIYFYDSDQNIVELIARKNLNNPSDQKFGLDQFLEISEIGMPTTDIQKKYDRLARLTGIEIFDGGFERFCAIGDEHGLFICIDKALKDWYPTNDKAFSSAFEIELVEKGKAYRLAYKNGKITPLGKPNS; from the coding sequence ATGCAGATTAAGGAATTAACAATATACAGCTCGAAGATCAAGGAACAAAGCGAATTTTACGCCCAAGTCTTGGGATTGCCCCAAATCGAAGAAAGCGCGAACAAACTTTCCTTTCAATGTGGCAAATCGATACTCCATATCGAGTTCAATGCCGATACAAGCCCTTACCATTTTGCCATCAATATTCCAGCCAACAAAGAGCTCGAGGCCTTGAATTGGCTCAAATCGAAAGTAAAAATTCTAAAGGATGGGGATCGTGAAATACAGGATTTTGATTTCTGGAACGCCAAGGCCATTTACTTTTACGACAGTGACCAAAATATAGTAGAGCTCATAGCCCGCAAAAACCTGAACAATCCATCGGACCAAAAATTTGGCCTCGACCAGTTTCTTGAGATTTCAGAGATAGGCATGCCCACTACCGATATTCAAAAGAAGTATGACCGACTGGCCCGTTTAACCGGTATTGAAATCTTCGATGGCGGATTCGAAAGGTTCTGTGCCATTGGCGATGAACACGGACTTTTTATATGTATCGACAAGGCCCTAAAAGATTGGTATCCTACGAACGACAAAGCCTTTTCCTCTGCCTTTGAGATCGAATTGGTCGAAAAGGGCAAGGCCTACCGACTGGCCTATAAAAACGGGAAAATCACGCCCCTAGGAAAGCCAAACTCTTAA
- a CDS encoding carboxypeptidase-like regulatory domain-containing protein, giving the protein MKYEIKIPKPCSSKWSEMTPTEKGAFCFNCQKEVIDFTGKSHYQLAQLLDSEHKMCGKFLPTQLNKSISSAQNHRFPKTGLLMGITTLLSLSTPALSQSAPPESRKIEQRNIIGEKTLVHEKTSDSVQIKGNVFDESGGLPGTSIMIKGTSYRAETDFDGNFSIPITTKELGKLPTLVFSYIGFETQEIKVTSQTGFLKVNMLEDPAILGEVVITRKQNIFRRIGNLFRKKGNRSCHYSNLTDKKHENP; this is encoded by the coding sequence ATGAAATACGAAATAAAAATACCGAAACCTTGTAGTTCAAAATGGAGTGAAATGACTCCTACGGAAAAAGGTGCGTTTTGTTTCAACTGCCAAAAAGAGGTCATTGATTTTACTGGAAAGTCTCACTATCAACTGGCCCAACTCTTAGACAGCGAGCATAAAATGTGCGGAAAATTCCTGCCCACACAGCTAAACAAGTCCATCTCATCTGCTCAGAACCATCGGTTCCCAAAAACAGGACTTCTCATGGGTATAACCACCCTACTCTCCTTATCGACTCCTGCACTTAGCCAAAGTGCCCCCCCTGAAAGCCGTAAAATCGAGCAGCGAAATATAATAGGGGAAAAAACGCTTGTGCATGAGAAGACCTCAGATTCCGTTCAGATAAAAGGAAACGTATTTGATGAAAGTGGTGGTTTACCCGGTACAAGTATTATGATAAAAGGCACTTCCTACCGTGCGGAAACCGATTTTGACGGGAATTTTTCAATACCCATCACCACTAAAGAATTGGGTAAGCTCCCCACTCTAGTCTTCTCTTATATTGGATTTGAAACCCAAGAGATAAAAGTCACTTCCCAAACAGGGTTTCTAAAGGTGAATATGTTAGAAGATCCCGCCATACTTGGGGAAGTAGTTATTACGAGAAAACAGAACATTTTTAGGAGGATAGGAAATCTGTTCAGAAAAAAAGGAAATAGAAGTTGCCACTACAGCAACCTAACGGATAAAAAACATGAAAACCCATAG
- a CDS encoding sugar kinase: MAKKVITFGEVMMRLSPPGYSKFAQATSFELAYGGGEANVAISLAYLGMKAAHVTRFPDNALGKAATQFLRKHWLSTEHVFYGGDMLGKYFLEKGAVHRSSEVIYEREGSSFSLIAPGMVDWEAVLKDADWFHWTGITPAISEGAAMCCLEGIKTANRMGIKVSGDINSRKNMWKFGKSMQEVMPELVQNCDVVISSSRGIREIFGLGKAGDKFRTLAEQLMYTFPRIEKVVGKTRKSISASHQQIHGKMWDGEKYVKTKKLNITHVIDRVGTGDAFAAGLIYGLLHYGDVEALKFASAACALKHTVPGDANMVSLENVLSLMQGDTSGAIRR, translated from the coding sequence ATGGCTAAAAAAGTGATCACATTCGGAGAAGTAATGATGCGTTTATCGCCTCCGGGATATTCAAAATTTGCCCAAGCCACCTCTTTTGAGCTGGCCTATGGGGGAGGAGAGGCCAATGTAGCCATCTCACTGGCCTATTTGGGCATGAAAGCGGCCCATGTAACGCGCTTTCCCGATAATGCCTTGGGCAAGGCCGCTACCCAATTTCTACGCAAGCATTGGCTGAGTACCGAACACGTTTTTTACGGCGGTGATATGCTGGGCAAGTATTTTTTGGAAAAGGGAGCAGTGCACCGCTCTAGTGAGGTGATCTATGAAAGGGAGGGCTCTTCCTTCTCCTTGATCGCACCGGGCATGGTCGATTGGGAAGCGGTGCTCAAGGATGCGGATTGGTTTCATTGGACCGGCATTACCCCCGCTATTTCCGAAGGGGCCGCCATGTGTTGCCTAGAGGGAATAAAAACCGCCAACCGAATGGGGATCAAGGTATCGGGCGATATCAACTCGCGAAAGAACATGTGGAAGTTTGGCAAGAGCATGCAGGAAGTCATGCCCGAACTCGTTCAAAATTGCGATGTGGTCATTAGCAGTAGCCGCGGGATACGCGAAATATTCGGACTGGGGAAGGCCGGTGATAAATTCCGGACTTTGGCCGAGCAGCTCATGTACACCTTTCCCCGGATCGAAAAGGTCGTAGGGAAGACCCGCAAATCCATTAGTGCCTCGCACCAGCAGATCCATGGGAAGATGTGGGACGGCGAAAAGTATGTAAAGACCAAGAAGTTGAACATTACCCACGTAATCGATCGCGTCGGTACGGGCGATGCCTTTGCGGCGGGACTCATCTATGGCCTATTGCACTATGGGGATGTAGAGGCCTTGAAGTTTGCCTCGGCCGCCTGTGCGCTCAAACATACCGTTCCCGGGGATGCCAATATGGTGTCTTTGGAAAACGTCTTAAGCTTGATGCAGGGCGATACCTCGGGCGCCATTAGAAGATAG
- a CDS encoding DUF6804 family protein — translation MTIIIKLILAILLFLCLLDMPYGYYQLVRFVALIGFGILAFKANEQDKKTEMIIYGGLALLFQPFFKIALGRQIWNIVDVIVGIGLIASLIMNRTKSQL, via the coding sequence ATGACAATAATTATAAAACTGATATTGGCTATTCTACTATTTTTATGTTTATTGGATATGCCATATGGATATTACCAACTTGTTAGGTTTGTAGCCTTAATAGGTTTCGGAATTTTAGCTTTTAAGGCAAATGAACAAGACAAAAAAACTGAAATGATAATTTACGGTGGACTTGCTCTACTCTTTCAACCCTTTTTTAAAATTGCACTTGGTAGACAAATTTGGAATATAGTGGATGTAATAGTGGGAATTGGACTAATAGCAAGTTTGATTATGAATAGAACGAAAAGCCAACTCTAA
- a CDS encoding DUF4407 domain-containing protein, with amino-acid sequence MKLKKFFWTLSGDDKNVIAKCNKSTRSRFTGIGVLVAVIFSLCFVSCFLAFTGLLQNLWIGIIIGLFFAWMITNIYLFLLYTLSKTGFPYIPNKTARFISVSIRLIFIAFISIIVSKPIESLIFSKPLAQDIEVFKQEKIKRYTQLTNSYLDKEISEYQKLLTGSNDEFYLRLIEDRKEKKLTLTSSMERLVSKSNYYIQGIIILNKKYPVSWAITVFILILFIIPTYLKIFIHKDSIFYKTKHYVESHLVKYEYELFKEKYNEIFNHKYGLDLHFDEHYSDAPFNTKRKKNKRELLKEDDLLDSLYA; translated from the coding sequence ATGAAACTTAAAAAGTTTTTCTGGACACTTTCTGGTGATGACAAGAATGTTATCGCAAAATGTAATAAATCAACGAGAAGCCGATTTACTGGAATTGGTGTGCTTGTTGCGGTAATTTTTAGCTTGTGTTTTGTAAGTTGCTTTTTAGCATTTACAGGCTTACTTCAAAATCTATGGATAGGAATAATTATAGGTTTGTTTTTTGCTTGGATGATTACCAACATTTATTTATTCTTACTTTACACGTTATCTAAAACTGGATTTCCCTACATACCAAATAAAACCGCTCGTTTTATATCTGTAAGTATTCGATTAATTTTTATTGCCTTTATATCCATAATTGTGTCAAAGCCAATCGAGAGTTTAATTTTCTCTAAACCGTTAGCACAAGATATTGAAGTTTTTAAGCAAGAAAAAATCAAGCGATATACTCAACTAACAAACTCATATCTGGACAAAGAAATCAGCGAATACCAAAAGCTATTAACTGGAAGCAACGATGAGTTCTATTTGAGATTAATTGAAGATAGGAAAGAAAAGAAATTAACTCTTACATCTTCGATGGAGCGGTTAGTAAGCAAATCAAACTATTACATTCAAGGCATTATTATTTTAAACAAAAAATATCCTGTCAGTTGGGCTATAACAGTATTTATTCTAATACTTTTTATTATTCCAACGTATCTTAAAATCTTCATCCACAAAGACAGTATTTTCTATAAGACTAAACATTATGTTGAGTCGCATCTTGTAAAATATGAATATGAGTTGTTTAAAGAAAAGTATAACGAAATATTCAACCATAAATATGGACTTGATTTGCATTTCGATGAACATTATTCTGATGCACCATTCAACACGAAAAGGAAAAAGAACAAAAGAGAGCTACTCAAAGAGGACGATTTACTAGATAGCCTATATGCCTAA
- a CDS encoding energy transducer TonB, whose amino-acid sequence MTKIFILLLLFSNLAISQVDSEIKYFKDKYGKTEVESGPYMLEIKKINDSVTNHTFSKTKKGQKIWSKSYLGKQPYGLWTRYDKKGNIESTRDYNFTLKYGEFIPENAIRYWELGTATQSDPNNEKIQQHIIKHFRYPEIAVENGTEGRVTVQFTIDENGKVDNLSITEGADILLDTECFAIMNSLKQLEPYKKNGQSVVVYKTIPITFRLK is encoded by the coding sequence ATGACAAAAATTTTTATCCTACTCCTGTTATTCTCAAATCTAGCTATTAGCCAGGTAGATTCTGAAATCAAATATTTTAAAGATAAATATGGTAAAACAGAAGTTGAAAGTGGACCATATATGCTGGAAATAAAAAAAATTAATGACAGCGTTACAAATCATACTTTCTCAAAAACGAAAAAAGGTCAGAAAATTTGGTCTAAATCCTACTTGGGAAAACAACCCTATGGCTTATGGACACGATATGACAAAAAAGGGAATATTGAATCGACTAGAGACTATAATTTCACTCTAAAATATGGCGAATTTATTCCTGAAAACGCAATTAGATACTGGGAATTGGGAACAGCTACTCAATCTGATCCGAATAACGAAAAAATTCAGCAACATATCATAAAGCATTTTAGATATCCTGAGATAGCCGTAGAAAACGGAACTGAAGGAAGGGTTACTGTTCAATTCACGATAGACGAGAATGGAAAAGTCGATAATCTAAGCATTACGGAAGGAGCTGACATTCTATTAGATACCGAATGTTTTGCAATTATGAATTCTTTAAAACAATTAGAACCTTATAAAAAAAATGGACAAAGTGTAGTAGTCTATAAAACAATTCCTATTACATTCAGACTGAAATAA